The following coding sequences are from one Arcobacter nitrofigilis DSM 7299 window:
- a CDS encoding nickel-dependent hydrogenase large subunit, which produces MANKRIIVDPITRIEGHLRIEVEIDENNVIKNAFASSTLWRGLETIVKNRDPRDAGFLMQRICGVCTFSHYRAGIEAVEDALKITPPLNAKLTRSLMNQALFMHDHLVHFYHLHGLDWVDITSALKADVAKASKEAFKYTKYPIATGENDLLKVKDRVKEFADRGELGPFANAYWGHETFRLTPEQNLIALSHYLKALEVQRTAAQLMAMFGGKQPHPQSLTVGGVTCVMDLLDPSRMSEYLTKYKEVANFIEHAYYADILMAGKAYASEPSVTAKAGTMNFMSHKEMQLNRSEFLFDTGIILNGDLSKVHPINEDLITEEATHSWYKDDEPLHPYDGKTNPNYTGMSEAMTIGAEGKEVHSKVIDEKGKYSWIKSPRYDGKAMEVGPLASVLVSYASGNKRIVKIVDGFLEETGLPTQALFTTLGRTAARALQVKAIIENGLETFDALIENLKVDQETYTTYKIDKEKEYKGRFIGDVPRGMLSHWIRIKNGVVENYQAVVPSTWNAGPEDSTGLKGPYESNLIGLKVKDITQPLEIIRVIHSFDPCIACAVHVMDTKGNELGSYKVDPTYGTSC; this is translated from the coding sequence ATGGCAAATAAAAGAATAATAGTAGATCCAATTACTAGAATAGAAGGACACTTAAGAATAGAAGTTGAAATTGATGAGAACAATGTTATCAAAAATGCTTTTGCTTCATCTACTTTATGGAGAGGGTTAGAAACAATAGTTAAAAATAGAGACCCAAGAGATGCTGGGTTTTTGATGCAAAGAATTTGTGGAGTATGTACTTTTTCTCACTATCGTGCAGGAATCGAAGCAGTTGAAGATGCACTTAAAATTACTCCTCCTTTAAATGCAAAATTAACTAGAAGTTTGATGAATCAAGCTTTGTTTATGCATGATCATTTAGTACATTTTTATCATCTTCATGGTTTAGATTGGGTTGATATTACATCAGCTTTAAAAGCAGATGTTGCAAAAGCTAGTAAAGAAGCTTTTAAATATACAAAATATCCAATTGCAACAGGAGAAAATGATTTATTAAAAGTAAAAGATAGAGTAAAAGAGTTTGCAGATAGGGGAGAACTTGGACCTTTTGCAAATGCATATTGGGGACATGAAACATTTAGATTAACACCAGAGCAAAACTTAATAGCTTTAAGTCACTATTTAAAAGCTTTAGAAGTGCAAAGAACAGCAGCTCAACTTATGGCGATGTTTGGTGGGAAACAACCACATCCACAAAGTTTAACAGTAGGTGGGGTTACTTGTGTAATGGATTTATTAGATCCATCAAGAATGAGTGAATATCTAACAAAATATAAAGAAGTTGCAAACTTCATTGAACATGCTTATTATGCTGATATTTTGATGGCTGGAAAAGCTTATGCTTCTGAGCCTAGTGTTACAGCAAAGGCTGGAACTATGAATTTCATGTCTCATAAAGAGATGCAATTAAATAGAAGTGAATTTCTTTTTGATACAGGGATTATTTTAAATGGTGATTTATCAAAAGTTCACCCTATAAATGAAGATTTGATAACTGAAGAAGCAACACACTCTTGGTATAAAGATGATGAACCATTACACCCCTATGATGGGAAAACAAATCCAAATTATACAGGTATGAGCGAAGCCATGACAATTGGAGCTGAAGGAAAAGAAGTTCATTCTAAAGTTATTGATGAAAAAGGTAAATACTCTTGGATAAAATCTCCTAGGTATGATGGAAAAGCTATGGAAGTTGGACCTTTAGCTTCTGTATTAGTTTCATATGCAAGTGGGAATAAAAGAATAGTTAAAATTGTAGATGGATTTTTAGAAGAGACAGGACTTCCAACACAAGCTTTATTTACTACATTAGGAAGAACAGCTGCAAGAGCTTTACAAGTAAAAGCTATCATTGAAAATGGTTTAGAGACATTTGATGCTTTAATTGAAAATTTAAAAGTTGACCAAGAAACATATACTACTTATAAAATAGATAAAGAGAAAGAGTACAAAGGTAGATTTATCGGCGATGTTCCAAGGGGAATGTTAAGCCATTGGATAAGAATCAAAAATGGAGTAGTTGAAAACTATCAAGCAGTTGTTCCTTCAACTTGGAATGCGGGTCCTGAAGACTCAACTGGACTAAAAGGACCTTATGAATCAAATCTAATAGGGTTAAAAGTAAAAGATATAACACAACCATTAGAGATTATTCGTGTTATTCATAGTTTTGACCCATGTATTGCTTGTGCTGTTCATGTGATGGATACAAAAGGTAATGAACTTGGAAGTTATAAAGTTGATCCAACTTATGGCACTTCGTGCTAA
- the cybH gene encoding Ni/Fe-hydrogenase, b-type cytochrome subunit yields the protein MIERKYEFSGVLRLNHWIRVVTLLILVVTGFYLAKPFLTPFVTNEPVNFMNALWRFWHLIFGFVLIGTTIFKIYLFIFDRQSRNERVSFFDFISPKIWIQQIKYYMLIGTHPEGRGIYNPLQFIAYFMVFVTLFLVSLTGLILYMHVYHDGLAGLLFPLLRPIEVLMGGLANVRELHHLTMWIFLIFIPIHIYMAVFNSVYGKSGSMDTIFSGYSWHKKHEKKEGKTKK from the coding sequence ATGATTGAAAGAAAATATGAGTTTTCTGGTGTACTAAGATTAAATCACTGGATTAGGGTGGTTACTTTATTGATACTAGTTGTGACAGGTTTTTATCTTGCAAAACCATTTTTAACACCATTTGTTACTAATGAACCAGTAAATTTTATGAATGCATTATGGAGATTTTGGCATTTGATTTTTGGATTTGTATTGATTGGTACAACTATATTCAAAATATATTTATTTATATTTGATAGACAAAGTAGAAATGAAAGGGTTTCATTTTTTGATTTTATTAGTCCAAAAATATGGATTCAACAGATTAAATATTATATGTTAATTGGTACCCATCCAGAGGGAAGAGGAATTTATAATCCTTTACAATTTATAGCTTACTTTATGGTATTTGTGACCTTATTTTTAGTTTCATTGACGGGATTAATACTTTATATGCATGTTTATCATGATGGATTAGCTGGATTACTTTTTCCATTATTGAGACCAATAGAGGTACTTATGGGTGGCTTAGCCAATGTTAGAGAATTACACCATCTTACGATGTGGATATTTTTGATTTTTATTCCTATTCATATTTATATGGCAGTGTTTAATTCTGTATATGGTAAAAGTGGTTCTATGGATACTATTTTTAGTGGATATAGTTGGCATAAAAAACATGAAAAAAAAGAGGGTAAAACAAAAAAATGA